The nucleotide window TTAAATCACATGGCACATACCATAGATGAACTGCATAAGCCGACATGTCTTTCCTGCTTTTGGCTAAAACTGAGCCTTAATTTCTGTGTTCGTTGCTTGGTGCAAACTTGGTAAAAGCCCATCCATCTGTAGAGATTGTGATGACGCGATAGCTGCCTAATTTTGGATTCTTGTGATATGCCTAAGCAGCACAAAAAGATGAAGCCAATATGAAGCAATGAACTCATAGAGATTGctaaagtgaaaaagaaaaagaaagaaaaaatgttttatatggAGGAAAAACTATCAGATAATTGGAGGGTCCTaatgaaatgagagaaaaactaaatataaaacCAGAGTGGAGTATGGCTAACAAGTTCACAGGAAGGATATGTGGGGATTAAGCCAGACTGTACGAGCATTTTCAGTTCAGTAATGGTTGAGATCACGTTAATTTCTAGAGATAAAATATTTACGGATCTTGTGATTTAGAAGAAAATGGGTGAATTACAGAGACTTTGCTGTGTTGCGTGGCCCAATTTTGGTACTATATCTGATGAACATGTTGTTGCTCTGGTGAGGAGAGATTGTAGTGTAAGTGTACaatattttgctgtttcaaaataaGTTTTACACTCTTACGATGTTTATACATGTTCTTGTACTATTAGAGATGTTCATAATTAGCTCGAAGATGGTGGAATACTCAGTAGAGAACGTATGATATCAATCATGTAGTTTTCGACTTTTCGCACATTGATAAATCTAAACTACTTGTATTGAGAAACAgtgtgaaaattatttttcgGATTCCTTGCAACAGTGGAGTATTTGTATCGTAAATGATCAATTGGCCACACAAAGAGTTACATAGCATGCCTCTTGCCACACCGAATTTGCTTCCATGTAGTAGAATTGTGCAATATTTCATGCATAAAAGTAGAGCTTCAGGGAAGCCGAATTTAATGCAGTGAGGTGTATGATATGTAACTCGGTGCAACAAATAGTTTGAAATTCTCAAACCATGGTTTTGGACCATACAAGAGACAAACTTTTGCTCAAATTGTAGTTAGGGACTTTCAAAACTTGAAACCAAACGTGTTATGGAGGCTATGTTTGAATTAGTAAAAGATGATGAAATGAAGTGggatgaaatgaaattttaatatattttattatttgattttgttaaattaaaataagatagaATGGATTTCGTTCCattctataaaaaattttaatttatatctcCTCCCAATTTGGAGGTTATAGGATggaatcaaaataagttttcATTTCATCATAATATATCTACACAATGGAGTGACCTATATATTGTATTGTATTCCACTCTATTTTATTCCATtcctattaattattaaatgattaaatttcaataacttcataatttatttatcacgAAGTTAgtattttatgctttttttaaatttagcaAATTTGGTCTCCCGTTGATTTTTCTTATATCTAAGACCCTCAAATTCTTATGTTCTATATGTTTGCATATTGAATTCAGAGAACTCgtcaattaaaaatctaaaccATCAAATTTCATCTAAAATAAAGGATCacataattttccttctttccttaattTCACATCTTATAAACCCCTTCTCAAATGTTATCTTCAACTAAGTTTCTTATTTCTAAACATTTAAAATCATTCCATACCTCAATTCCATCATCCGCCtgttaatagttaaataaataataatatctgagagttttaaatgaaacaaaatggaTGTGGAAACTGAATTtgcttaattttcaaaatagaatAACTTAATTAGCTGAAACAAAAAATCTTACGATCAAAATCGCACACAGCTTAAATTGTAGAAACCAAAAGTTCAATAATTAAgcctattttttaaatttttttgctaTATTTCCATGTCCATATCATATTATATCCATATCTCATATCATATGCGGTTCCTAGCTTTTAGCAAGTAGCAACTAGTTACTATTTGGTGCAAGACCTCGAAGGCAGTTTCTTTTACAGAATATATGGTGAGGAATCGAAAAAGTTAAATACATAGCAATTGTGGATAGGTACTGGCTACTCATTCCGGACAAGAAATCTTCACGTATGGTTGTTGTTGTAACCATAGTTTCACACCTTAATTAGGCAATTTTTTAACCAACTTGTCCATTTATGCTTTTCCAGATTCTTGTGTTGTCATAAACATCTCTAACATCTGCAAATAGTTTAATAAAGATGTCAATAATGAAGATAGCATACATACAAAAAGTCATTACATGTCATAGGGTGACAagcatatattaaatttgattcctcggtatatataaaactttttttacgTATATCACCAAtgtccaaaataaataaataaataaataaataaattgtaaaacATCTTTTTCTCCATTCTCGCCAAGAGCATTGAGATTTAAGGTGATTAGTAGGAAATTTTGGCTTTACAAATTCTAGAACTTGCGCAGACAAAAGTTGGTTTTATGTCTCTAACATGCCTTGTCAATCAAGCACCCTTTTATGCTTGAAAGGTGAATATATAGCACAGTCCCACCCTACATTGCCTTGAaattcaattgaatttgaagGATAGGGCTACAAAAGATTCAGTTATCCTTGAAGTTATTGTTATTAGGTGCAGGGTTGAAAGATTGGTTTTATATCTTCAACAAGTATCTTGCTTTCCAACCAAGAATAAGGCTTGAACAGTTTCCTTTTAAGGTGTGAATCATTGGTTATCCAATGAATCTTACACCAGAAATCACCTAGCATATATTAGCAACTATGCTGGATTATCTGGAGTCATATTGTGCAAGAAAATTATAACTTACTAAGCAAGGTTGTCCCAGTGAAGAAATCCACCATGTCCCCTAGCGTTTGTGAACTTATAAGTGGCACCTGAAACTGTTCAAGAGAAATACCCTAGTGTCATCAGATTGCTGAGACATCAACCAAACCAATATTTATATGAAAGCCTAAAATTTATATGGATATAGGCACAGTGTACCTTCATAGCCTTCAAGAACTGGATCATCTGACAGCAGAAGTGGTGTGTCTAAGTCAATGAACCTACAAAAAAGTTtgcaataattaaattcattagtAAATTAGAGGTGAACAATATGaagttataaaaattgaaagctggcccaaaattttcaaacataaaatgtttttcttaCTTAAAACAGCCAAGGCCAGCAGCAAGTTGGCCAGCAAAACCCATAGCAAGTCTAGTCTCAACCATACCACCAATCATCAAATCTAATCCTGCTGCTTTTGCCTTTTCAATAATTTCAAGGGCACCCATAACCCCAACTTTGGCAAGCTTAATGTTAATGACATCTAAAACATTCCCTTCCACAATTTTGTAAACATCAATTATACTTCTGCAACTCTCATCAGCTGCAACAGATACTccatatctctctcttgctatATTACCGACATACCGAAGACCATCCCAATCATCTCTATGAACTGGTTGCTCAAATAGAACAGGAGTCAACCCCATATCTGTAATAGAAAACAAATCTAAGTTCAAGGCCAGATTGTGTAAATTACTGCAATAAAGTTTCATGAGCATTTTTGTGCATGTGTGTGTACATTTTCTTGCATTACAAGACAATGACAATTAATTGGATGGAGAAAAACTTTAACTATATATGTAGAACTTTTAACCATGTAGTTTCTCAAGAACATCCACTGCTTCCTCAGAGTTATACCCCTCATTAGCATCAAGAATAAACTGACACTTAGGGTGTGCAACACGTATAGCTTGAAGCACTTCTATATCTGCATTCAGATTCTTGCCCACTTTCAGCTTTAAAGTCTTAAATCCTTCTTTATAGTACTTAGAAGCCAATTCAGCTGCTTCAGCTGGAGAAACAATTGGGATCTGCACATATAAGCTGGCTTAGATTTCTTTCTAGCAGATAgtttttttctcatatttttgtaaaattattttcattataagcATTTTCTTTGAGATTTAGTAAGAACTTAACTGTAATATCAGTGGTTATGGTATTTGAAGCCCCACCAAAAAGCCTCCACAGTGGCACACGAATACTATTTGCAACAGCATCAATTATTGCCATCTCAATCCCGGCCCTAGCCTTCAATTACGCAGAGGAGACCCCATCAAAATGGAAAAGTTTTACTGCCACATTTATTAAGAAATCCTACGaagtcaaaagataaaaaagtatGTGCTATGTTTTACAACCTTATTCATACATTAACCAGTTGTTTCTTCAAgagtaataaaatattacatgaaTTTCTGATGAAACCTTTTCAACTTCAGAAGCCATTATCCACTGTAAAATATCAGGTTGCTTCTCCATCAAAAAGTAACaactaatttcttaaaataagataaagatgGGGAAAAGAGGTTGAATGCTATGTAGGGAAAATGGCAAATAGTTATTGATGtcaattaatttagttttataaaaattgaagggTAGTGTGAAGGAgataattagaaagaaaaaacatgaaCAAGGTCTGCAATTGTGTATCTCAGTGTCCATATCAGTCTCCATTTGCTTCAAATATTCTGCCACCTGTGCCCTTACCCCACCttttgcattataataataaaggaTCTACTTATATGTTTGTGCTTCTAGACTTTGAAAGCCATTAGAATAAAGGATCTACTCATATCTTGAAAATACTATTAGCACAGAAAGAAGTCCTTTCAAAGGACTGCTGTATTGGCAGATCTGACGTACAAGAACTCAATGCATGCATTTAATGCCCAGTATTCAACTAACCCTCAATGTTTAAACCATTAGATGAAGTATCAGTTTACCTCATTCAACTCCACATATAATACTCTAGAATGGCTTACTCACATTGAACACCTCATTTATTTCAGGCTTTCATTATTACTCATTCTAGCAAATGAACCCAAATCATTTGTCAATAATAAAAACTGACAACTAatatttgccgataaaaaaaaaaacctccttTCCTCTCTTCACAGTAAGATTAtgctttatctttcttttttggtaaaaaaaaagaagaaaaggcaTCAATCTGAGTGGAGAGTATGATCATTACAAAGAGAGGATTAAGAAAAGACTCTTTTTCCCTTCTTTCTCTTGAATTATCTTAATATTGATTCCAGGACAGAAAAAGGTAGCAACTATTAAGTAAACGAGGatgtaacaaaatattttcttaaaattaagcaAATTAAAGAATCAAACTAAAAGTTACACAAAGGAAAAAAGTCAAGCCAGtaaatattacaaattaaatacTATCCTAGATTGAAATATTGAAACTTTCTCAAAATTTGTAACTCTCTTTTTATGTCGTTAGTTACCAAGCAGAAAACTAAAGCTGCTATTCAAAATTCAAGGAATTTGCATAGTAAAAGGGTCAAAAAGACCATGTCAGTTTCAAAATGCTCAAGAAGTAAGAGAAGCATTAGAGGATTAGAATGATTAACAACAACACAAGTACCAGTAAAACATGAACTAAGATGACCATGTCAGGTTCAAAAGTAGAAGTGAAGCATTAGAGGATTAGAATGATTAACAACAACACATGCACTGGTAAAacatgaactaaaaaaataaaaatctcactCACTGAAGCAAATTGATGCCCTGGAAGAATACCAGCAATCTCCCCCAACATGGAACCCAAAGTGAGTGCTGGACATTTCCTCAAGAAGGCACATGCCTCAGAAGCCTTGACCATGGCAGTGGTTTGGTCCTCTGCAGTAACAAAAGGCAAAATTGGTGCCTCACCCCACCCCACCGCACCGTTGCTCAACTCAACCCTTATGGCCACGTTCTCCACCTTGTCCAATCTAGAGGTAGCAATGGTAAAAGGTGCTATTAGGGGCACATTCAGTGGCCTGTTCTCTGCTCTATGCACATCAACAGTGAATGTTTCCAACAAATTCTTGAATCCAAAGGTGATAGCAGCTGCTGTAGGTGTAGCAGAAGCCATGATCTTGATCAAAAAACCAGATTTTTTGGCAAAGTGCCTTGTGAATGCGGTAGAATAGGACTTTTTTGGATTGTGGGACATTGACTTCATCAAAGTTGAGTCCATTGGGTGTAGTCTTCTGCAGCTTAGTGTTTGAGACATGTTGGATCCTAAGACTGGCAGCATATGATTGGGTTGTTGTGAACAAGTCTATGTTAATGTTAGCtgcaatttataattatttgatgCTAAAGCTGAGAATTTCAATAATATTAATTCTAACCAAGGTGATTCATACCTGCTATGTTGTTGTCTTTTCTTCCTAACATCACCAATCCTTTATGGTCATTGTTTTAAAgattgttttttaataatttgtgctttaaagtataaaaaaattattgtaccatgtttagttttatcaaattaaaataatggcgTAAACAGAATTAATTCAGAAATTCAACGCTCGGGAATCGTTTAGGTCCTTAGGAGATGATGTACTGTACTACATACTACtatgtattgaaaacaaaaaatctgaCACGACAGTGTATTTATTCTTTCATATTAAACGGAAATAAATTTAAGGGAAGTGGCCACGTGAAAAAGTTTATGTACTTTAGGGAAATGTTGCTTTTAAATACTAAATATAAGTACATATTAGATTTTAGAGGAaatctatatttaattttttataagaattaattttaaaatataaattgttgagaattaaagaaaaaaatgaaaatcttaacgtaaataaaatatttaaaataattaataattaaaggaCTTTAAAGACACACActatataataacaaaattatatgcTATGTGAAgaactaaaatataataaaaatatttttatatttaaaatagagaatttaatttattataaaaattaatacgagtaaattaagtaaataaaaaaatggtgtCTATCTGagatttttatcaataaatccTTCACAAATTTGTTAGAAGATAAAATTATGGTGGAAAACGCCTTATTCGACAGCTTGTGTGAAACTTTAGAAagacttcaataaaaaaaaatagattatactTTATTAAGACTTTTTTTATTTCGTATAAGATTGATTCACGATTacatattgaaaaattaaaggacATAAGCATAATGCTTTTTACATccttaagtttaaatttttttagttcccAACTTAATCACTTTTTTGCGCATAATAGCTTAATGAATATGAGAAGTATTATGTAAAAGATATAATAAGCGTCAAgtctaatttttgaaaattattctgtttaaaaatgtaaaatgaattAGATACAGCCTGATTACgtgaagtatatatatatatatatatatatatatatatatatatatatatatatatatatatatatatattatgggtTTCTTCATTACTATAGTCTTTTTTGAGACTCATTATTATAGTCTTACCAACCTAGAAAATTTCCACTTAATGCTAGCTGACTAGACTAATTCTAGATATTAAATATGTGGTTCAGTTACACGTATCACTTTAACTAagctcaaataattaattagaaagaaaaatataagtaaaaagagaaaaaaattattgaaatatataaaattatgttatttatgattttttatgacattctatgatttttaaaataaatatttttttagtttcttaataattaatgtcataataatactaattaacaattaaaaaattaaaagttacatGTATTGTATTTAAATACACCAACTTTTAAGTATATTTTGGTCTAGATAGGCCATCATTATAactgtttaattaattaataacccCTCACCAACACTGCAACGATTCTCGTTCGCCATCATtgatgacaataacttttgattaAGCAGTTAATAGAAatgaattataatattaatacttCCACAGTTGTGTCTCTTTGCAGTGCCAAAAAGACACAGTGTATAATTTTGACATTATCGTTTCCTTGTTCACTAGATGTTGCGATTCACGTTTCATCTTCTAAACAACacgataaaataatatttttaagtaaatcTTTACGTGTTAGTCTTCCATATATTGAGGAATTAATTTtgagtaaaaaattaatttcaaattgaaataaatttaggTAATTTGTGTATTGGATTAAGAATTTCATGTAAAGTTTTACTATTAgcatactttaaaaataaaacatcacaatataaattattttatttcaaaattaatttcatccaaaatcaattttgtaaaaGAGAGTTTTGAGTTCTTATACCTAGCTTTTTGTTTCCTGTATAAATATGACATTGAATTTTAGTTTTGCTcctatttttttgcttttagacATGAGTTGTTAAATTTGTGTACCCGGTATTATAGTGGATTATAtggtttaatttagtttttttaactaaGAAACGAGGTTATtgcttaatttatatatatatatatatatatatatatatatatatatatatatatatatatatatatatatatatattacatcatttaagcttttaaaatattaatacgaGGGGGGAAATTGAAAAGTATCATcagctaattttttttagaaaattttgaaaagttaaaaaaaagatatggtGTAAAATATTTAAGGCTTTTTTGAAtgctaattaatttattagccTTGGTTAAATAGAGGATTTTATTAAcatatgttaaaaattattattaagttGATATAAACGGAGTGGagggtaaattttaaataagtttaaagTTTAATGTCATAAATAAACCTCAAGATAACAGTAGTGTGTAATttccttttacttttaattaataatccctttatataatttttttactctaaTAGTACTACTACCTTCATTCCTCTTTATCTAGAAAGGTGGTAATTTCTTTACTCTAATACAAACATCCACGCATTGGCCAATAAGTTGAATAATTATTGCTTTATAATGAAAGTACTGAATCAGTTGTAGCCTCCCAAGTCCATAATGGCCCTATAATTACACGAATATAATGCTAATTTTATGGTTAAAACTTGAAACCTGAAAGTGACCATTGGGCTGCCAAGATTTGTCTATGAGAATCCAAGGCTCGCTTCACAAACAAACTGCGGGCCATGTTAGCTTCCACAATTTTATTTCACCATAAATACTGAATATTTTTCTGCCTCGTATTGTTTATCTTTTTAAGGcaatagtatatattttttaaaagagaaacaaTGTTGTATACtgattgtgtaaaaaaatttgcataattattcaattataattcatcatgtatgataaatttattgacttttaaaataattattttaaaataacttaataataatttgtgattgaaaaataatataaaactgtTTTACATTTGTGAGtgtataaacattaaaatgttttttaaattattatattaaaatgattttctttattaaaagaattatcactaaaaaaaagttagaatgtaattataaatttacttaaataagtattattagaaaaataattgatattttatttttaaaaaaataataataatttgagacAAATTTAAGTAAGCGTGTAATGTGAGAGAGGTACCATAGAAGaagaaattagtttttttataatgtgaaaactaagatttgaatttttattagaagatgtgtttatatttaatatttgattatattgTATTTAGAACATGATTATTTTCGAAGGAAAATATGAGAGGAGGTATTATCTTGAGTAGGAACTTGTTGAAATGGCTTACGATTAAATGCTACTAATTAAGACGTGAAAGCACTATTATCAAACTGGGAAAGTGGTTTACTGTGCCAGGATATATATATCAACTTCAATCATTTCTCCTAAGTTGCAGGACCCACTTCAATCATTTCAAGCTTCACAATCCAAATATATGTGGCGCAAAGTCAAGGTTGGCAAAACAAAAGTTGGCCCATGCGAAAATGTTTGGACTAGAATTCAAatggagagaaaataaaatagaataaaagaaatataatttgtattaattaataagaaataagaagaaaataaatgaaggcaattttctatttttatttggataaatcaaatagagattaaaaattaataaataaatcatataaaaatattcaaaaaaaattttaaaaaaaaaccttcatttcattattttttctgaacataaatttatttaggTTTAATCTTTACAGCTGATACATAGTTAATGTAagaatttttacatta belongs to Glycine soja cultivar W05 chromosome 5, ASM419377v2, whole genome shotgun sequence and includes:
- the LOC114412750 gene encoding L-Ala-D/L-amino acid epimerase-like isoform X1, with product MLGRKDNNIAVLGSNMSQTLSCRRLHPMDSTLMKSMSHNPKKSYSTAFTRHFAKKSGFLIKIMASATPTAAAITFGFKNLLETFTVDVHRAENRPLNVPLIAPFTIATSRLDKVENVAIRVELSNGAVGWGEAPILPFVTAEDQTTAMVKASEACAFLRKCPALTLGSMLGEIAGILPGHQFASARAGIEMAIIDAVANSIRVPLWRLFGGASNTITTDITIPIVSPAEAAELASKYYKEGFKTLKLKVGKNLNADIEVLQAIRVAHPKCQFILDANEGYNSEEAVDVLEKLHDMGLTPVLFEQPVHRDDWDGLRYVGNIARERYGVSVAADESCRSIIDVYKIVEGNVLDVINIKLAKVGVMGALEIIEKAKAAGLDLMIGGMVETRLAMGFAGQLAAGLGCFKFIDLDTPLLLSDDPVLEGYEVSGATYKFTNARGHGGFLHWDNLA
- the LOC114412750 gene encoding L-Ala-D/L-amino acid epimerase-like isoform X3 produces the protein MLPVLGSNMSQTLSCRRLHPMDSTLMKSMSHNPKKSYSTAFTRHFAKKSGFLIKIMASATPTAAAITFGFKNLLETFTVDVHRAENRPLNVPLIAPFTIATSRLDKVENVAIRVELSNGAVGWGEAPILPFVTAEDQTTAMVKASEACAFLRKCPALTLGSMLGEIAGILPGHQFASARAGIEMAIIDAVANSIRVPLWRLFGGASNTITTDITIPIVSPAEAAELASKYYKEGFKTLKLKVGKNLNADIEVLQAIRVAHPKCQFILDANEGYNSEEAVDVLEKLHDMGLTPVLFEQPVHRDDWDGLRYVGNIARERYGVSVAADESCRSIIDVYKIVEGNVLDVINIKLAKVGVMGALEIIEKAKAAGLDLMIGGMVETRLAMGFAGQLAAGLGCFKFIDLDTPLLLSDDPVLEGYEVSGATYKFTNARGHGGFLHWDNLA
- the LOC114412750 gene encoding L-Ala-D/L-amino acid epimerase-like isoform X2; amino-acid sequence: MLGRKDNNIAVLGSNMSQTLSCRRLHPMDSTLMKSMSHNPKKSYSTAFTRHFAKKSGFLIKIMASATPTAAAITFGFKNLLETFTVDVHRAENRPLNVPLIAPFTIATSRLDKVENVAIRVELSNGAVGWGEAPILPFVTAEDQTTAMVKASEACAFLRKCPALTLGSMLGEIAGILPGHQFASARAGIEMAIIDAVANSIRVPLWRLFGGASNTITTDITIPIVSPAEAAELASKYYKEGFKTLKLKVGKNLNADIEVLQAIRVAHPKCQFILDANEGYNSEEAVDVLEKLHDMGLTPVLFEQPVHRDDWDGLRYVGNIARERYGVSVAADESCRSIIDVYKIVEGNVLDVINIKLAKVGVMGALEIIEKAKAAGLDLMIGGMVETRLAMGFAGQLAAGLGCFKFIDLDTPLLLSDDPVLEGYEVSGATYKFTNARGHGGFLHWDNLA